In Triticum aestivum cultivar Chinese Spring chromosome 5B, IWGSC CS RefSeq v2.1, whole genome shotgun sequence, the following proteins share a genomic window:
- the LOC123117124 gene encoding uncharacterized protein: MRSDAKTTGELMLMIPSSTPTHTRPMVAEASHIIVLTRLRTWNVFDVQKESKLCLEIMMHDDFRSTVKWKAGGRFLKWQRRQYGHETRVMTVENVRICSLNSKKVKQFFHFVCFALDIYGNWTYICRSDLFLQREQRCPLHNGQGHNCQLDIFRFNHLFCLLPSLLLFLSYIFFFKVLLQSFVLDMHIPY; the protein is encoded by the exons ATGCGATCCGATGCCAAGACCACGGGAGAATTGATGCTGATGATCCCCTCCTCCACCCCAACCCACACCCGTCCCATGGTCGCCGAGGCCAGCCACATCATAG TATTGACAAGATTGAGAACTTGGAACGTCTTTGATGTACAGAAAGAAAGCAAATTGTGCTTGGAGATAATGATG CATGATGATTTCAGAAGTACGGTCAAATGGAAGGCTGGAGGAAGATTTTTGAAATGGCAAAGGCGCCAGTACGGACATGAGACAAGAG TGATGACAGTGGAGAATGTACGAATATGCAGCCTTAACAGTAAAAAGGTAAAACAGTTCTTTCATTTTGTTTGTTTTGCTCTGGATATATATGGCAATTGGACATATATATGCAGGTCTGACTTGTTTCTTCAAAGGGAACAAAGGTGTCCTCTTCATAATGGTCAAGGACACAACTGCCAGCTTGACATATTTCGGTTTAACCATCTCTTTTGTTTGCTGCCTTCATTGTTATTATTTTTGTCATATATCTTTTTTTTTAAAGTCTTGCTCCAAAGTTTTGTTTTGGATATGCACATTCCATATTAG
- the LOC123113606 gene encoding indole-3-acetaldehyde oxidase: protein MGSLGKDAAAAAGERVVLAVNGARHEAAGVDPSTTLLEFLRTRTPVRGPKLGCGEGGCGACVVLISKYNPATDEVTEHSASSCLTLVGSLTNCSVTTSEGIGNTRHGYHPVQQRLAGFHASQCGFCTPGMCMSIFSALVKADKPDGPAPPTGFSKLTCSEAEHAVSGNLCRCTGYRPILDTCKSFAADVDLEDLGLNSFWKKGTDRADVGKLPEYSSGAVCTFPEFLKSEIKGQMNDIPAAIAGQDGWYHPKSIEELHNLFDSNWFDENSVKIVASNTGAGVYKDQDLYDKYIDIQGIPELSVIDRSSKGVEIGAAVSISKAIEVFSDGTPVFTKIAGHLSKVASPFVRNTATVGGNVIMAQRLQFPSDIATVLLAAGSTVTVQTASKMLRLTMEEFLEQPPCDAKTILLSIFVPDWGSDNVIFETSRASPRPFGNAVSFVNSAFLARTSGQLIIEDICLAFGAYGVDHASRARKVEEFLKGKSVSAAVTLEAVQLLKDVISPSEGTTHPEYRVSLAVSFLFSFLSSLGNNLNEPANAIAPNGSCANGSEKHGTVGSDDLPVRSRQELVFSDEYKPVGKPITKAGAELQASGEAVYVDDIPAPKDCLYGAFIYSTHPHAHIKSISFRSSLASQKVITVISAKDIPVGGKNVGSGFRMLGEEALFGDPVSEFAGQNIGIVIAETQKYAYMAAKQAIIEYSTESLEPPILTIEDAIQHNSYFQTPPFLAPRPVGDFEQGMSEADHKILSGEVKLESQYYFYMETQTALAIPDEDNCITVYSSTQLPEITQNVVADCLGIPYHNVRIITRRVGGGFGGKGLKSTHVACACAVAAFKLQRPVRMYLDRKTDMIMAGGRHPMKAKYSVGFKSDGTLTALHVDLGINSGISPDLSPLIPAHTISSLKKYNWGALAFDIKLCKTNVSSKSAVRAPGDVQGSFIAEAIIEHVASALGADTNTVRRKNLHSVESLTKFYGDTAGDAPTYSLVDIFDKLASSPEYGSRAEAVERFNGGSRWKKRGISCVPITYEVTLRPTPGKVSILNDGSIAVEVGGVELGQGLYTKVKQMTAFGLRELCPDADGLLDKVRVIQADTLSLIQGSFTGGSTTSESSCEAVRQSCAMLVERLKPIREGLKAKSGAAAPWSALIAQAKMASVNLSAHAFWKPDPAFVKYINYGAAVSEVEIDVLTGATTILRSDLVYDCGQSLNPAVDLGQVEGAFVQGVGFFTNEDYATNADGLVVNDGTWTYKIPTVDTIPKQFNVELISSAREKKRVLSSKASGEPPLLLAASVHCAMREAIRAARTDFSVNSPLTFQMDVPATMADVKELCGLDVVERHLQRLTSAATSAAVKA, encoded by the exons GTGGATGCGGCGCATGCGTGGTCCTCATTTCCAAATACAACCCGGCCACCGACGAGGTGACCGAGCACTCGGCGAGCTCCTGCCTGACGCTCGTCGGCAGCTTAACCAACTGCTCGGTCACCACCAGCGAGGGCATCGGCAACACCCGCCATGGCTACCACCCTGTCCAGCAGCGCCTCGCCGGCTTCCACGCTTCCCAGTGCGGCTTCTGCACCCCCGGCATGTGCATGTCCATCTTCTCCGCCCTCGTCAAGGCCGACAAGCCCGACGGCCCTGCCCCGCCGACGGGATTCTCCAAGCTCACCTGCTCCGAGGCCGAGCACGCCGTCTCCGGCAACCTATGCCGCTGCACTGGCTACCGGCCCATCCTCGACACCTGCAAGAGCTTCGCCGCTGACGTTGACCTCGAGGACCTCGGCCTCAACTCGTTCTGGAAGAAAGGCACTGACCGCGCCGACGTCGGCAAGCTGCCGGAATACTCTAGCGGCGCCGTCTGCACCTTCCCTGAGTTCCTAAAGTCTGAGATCAAGGGTCAAATGAACGATATTCCAGCGGCGATCGCCGGCCAAGACGGCTGGTACCATCCCAAGAGCATCGAGGAGCTTCATAACCTCTTTGATTCCAACTGGTTCGACGAAAACTCGGTCAAGATCGTGGCGTCCAATACCGGCGCCGGAGTTTACAAGGATCAAGACCTGTACGATAAGTACATCGACATCCAAGGGATCCCGGAGCTTTCAGTCATCGACAGGAGCAGCAAGGGGGTGGAGATCGGGGCAGCCGTGTCCATCTCCAAAGCCATCGAAGTCTTCTCCGATGGCACTCCGGTGTTCACAAAGATCGCCGGTCACCTCAGCAAGGTTGCCTCGCCGTTCGTCCGGAACACGGCGACTGTCGGCGGGAACGTGATCATGGCACAGCGGCTGCAGTTTCCGTCGGATATCGCCACCGTTCTTCTCGCCGCGGGTTCGACGGTCACAGTCCAGACGGCTTCCAAGATGTTGCGCCTGACGATGGAGGAGTTCTTGGAGCAGCCTCCCTGTGATGCCAAGACTATACTGCTCAGCATATTTGTCCCGGATTGGGGTTCAGACAATGTCATCTTCGAGACCTCTCGTGCATCCCCAAGACCGTTCGGCAATGCTGTCTCCTTTGTGAATTCTGCATTCCTGGCAAGGACTTCAGGGCAGCTCATAATTGAGGATATCTGCCTCGCATTTGGTGCTTACGGTGTCGATCACGCCTCCCGGGCTCGGAAAGTTGAGGAATTCCTGAAGGGGAAATCAGTGAGTGCAGCGGTGACACTTGAAGCAGTTCAGTTGCTGAAAGATGTTATCTCGCCGTCAGAAGGCACCACACACCCTGAGTACAGAGTCAGCTTGGCTGTCAGTTTCTTATTCAGTTTCCTTTCTTCACTTGGTAACAACCTGAATGAACCGGCGAATGCTATTGCTCCCAATGGGTCATGTGCTAATGGCTCCGAGAAGCATGGTACTGTTGGAAGCGACGACTTGCCGGTTCGCTCAAGGCAAGAACTAGTTTTCAGTGACGAATACAAACCTGTCGGCAAGCCTATCACGAAAGCCGGGGCGGAGCTGCAAGCTTCTG GGGAGGCTGTGTATGTTGATGACATCCCTGCTCCCAAGGATTGCCTCTATGGAGCATTTATCTATAGCACACACCCTCATGCCCATATAAAAAGTATCAGCTTCAGGTCATCTTTGGCTTCACAGAAGGTCATCACGGTTATCTCCGCAAAGGACATTCCAGTTGGTGGAAAAAATGTTGGATCCGGCTTCAGGATGCTAGGAGAGGAAGCTCTATTCGGTGATCCGGTTTCTGAATTTGCTGGTCAAAATATTGGCATTGTG ATTGCTGAAACACAGAAGTACGCCTATATGGCGGCGAAGCAAGCCATCATCGAGTATAGTACAGAGAGTCTTGAGCCGCCGATTCTGACAATTGAGGATGCCATCCAACACAACAGCTATTTCCAAACTCCCCCATTTTTGGCTCCTCGGCCCGTTGGGGACTTCGAGCAAGGGATGTCTGAAGCAGATCACAAGATCCTATCAGGAGAG GTGAAGCTTGAATCGCAGTACTACTTCTACATGGAGACGCAGACCGCATTGGCCATCCCTGACGAAGACAACTGCATCACCGTCTACTCCTCGACGCAGCTACCAGAGATCACGCAGAATGTCGTCGCGGACTGCCTGGGCATTCCGTACCACAATGTCCGCATCATCACCAGAAGAGTTGGAGGCGGCTTTGGTGGAAAGGGTCTGAAATCAACCCAC GTAGCATGTGCGTGTGCAGTTGCAGCGTTCAAGTTGCAGCGCCCTGTCCGGATGTACCTCGACCGCAAGACGGACATGATCATGGCCGGAGGGCGGCACCCGATGAAGGCGAAGTACTCCGTCGGGTTTAAGTCGGACGGCACGCTCACGGCTCTGCACGTCGATCTTGGGATCAACTCCGGGATATCGCCGGACTTGAGCCCGTTGATCCCGGCTCACACCATCTCTTCTCTCAAGAAGTACAACTGGGGCGCCCTCGCCTTCGACATCAAGTTGTGCAAGACGAATGTGTCGTCCAAGTCGGCGGTGCGGGCGCCCGGCGACGTGCAGGGCTCCTTCATCGCCGAGGCAATCATCGAGCACGTTGCGTCCGCGCTCGGAGCTGACACCAACACCGTCCGGAGAAAGAACCTCCACAGCGTCGAGAGCCTCACGAAGTTCTACGGCGACACCGCGGGAGACGCCCCGACATACAGCCTCGTGGACATCTTTGACAAGCTGGCCTCATCGCCGGAGTACGGTAGCAGGGCAGAGGCTGTTGAGCGGTTCAATGGCGGGAGCAGGTGGAAGAAGCGCGGCATCTCGTGCGTGCCGATCACCTACGAGGTGACCCTCCGGCCGACGCCGGGGAAGGTGTCCATCCTGAACGACGGCTCGATCGCTGTGGaggtcggcggcgtggagctcggGCAAGGGCTGTATACCAAGGTGAAGCAGATGACGGCGTTCGGGTTGCGGGAGCTCTGTCCCGACGCAGACGGGCTGCTCGACAAGGTGCGCGTCATTCAGGCCGACACGCTGAGCTTGATCCAGGGCAGCTTCACCGGTGGGAGCACCACGTCCGAGAGCAGCTGCGAGGCGGTCCGGCAGTCGTGCGCCATGCTCGTCGAGCGCCTCAAGCCCATCAGAGAGGGCCTCAAGGCCAAGTCAGGCGCTGCGGCGCCATGGAGCGCCTTGATCGCCCAGGCGAAGATGGCGAGCGTGAACCTGTCGGCGCACGCCTTCTGGAAGCCCGACCCAGCCTTCGTAAAATACATCAACTATGGAGCCGCCGTCAGCGAGGTGGAAATCGACGTGCTGACCGGAGCGACGACGATCCTGAGGAGCGATCTGGTGTACGACTGCGGGCAGAGCCTGAACCCGGCGGTGGACCTCGGCCAG GTGGAGGGCGCATTCGTGCAAGGCGTTGGCTTCTTCACGAACGAGGACTACGCGACGAACGCCGATGGGCTGGTGGTGAACGATGGCACCTGGACGTACAAGATCCCGACGGTGGACACCATCCCCAAGCAGTTCAACGTGGAGCTCATCAGCAGCGCACGTGAGAAGAAGCGGGTGCTCTCCTCCAAGGCGTCCGGCGAGCCGCCGCTGCTCCTGGCGGCTTCGGTGCACTGTGCCATGCGGGAGGCCATCAGGGCGGCTAGAACGGACTTCTCGGTCAACTCACCGCTGACATTCCAGATGGACGTGCCGGCGACAATGGCCGACGTCAAGGAGCTGTGCGGCCTCGACGTCGTCGAGAGGCACCTTCAGAGGCTCACCtccgccgccaccagcgccgccgtGAAGGCATGA